A window of Marinitoga litoralis genomic DNA:
TTCTATCTGTATTATTCTGAATTCTTGTTATTTTTCATCTTTGTTAATTTTCATTGTTTTTTTATTTCCCTCTTGACTTATTACCGGAGACTAAAAAAATAAGGGGTAAAACCCCTTATCCATCAATAAATCTTGCTACTTTATCAGCATATCTTACATTTTTTCTACTTTTCCATATTAAAGAAACTTTAGGTAATTGTTTATACAATTTCCTACATTGATTTACTATTGCAGTATTTTTTTTACCTTTTGCTTTTCCTGTTATTAATTCATATGAACTTTTACTATCTGTTATTATTGTTACATATTCATCCTTATAACTTCTTTTTGCTATTCTTAAAGCTTTCAATATAGCATTTAATTCAACTATATTGCTTCTATTTTTTTCATACAATATTCCAATTTCTTCTTTATCAATTATGTTTTCTCCCTTAAAAATTGCTACTACATAATATCCTTTTCCATCTCTTAATCTTCCATCAACAACCATTTTAATCATACTACCCCTCCTTTCAAATTATTAACA
This region includes:
- a CDS encoding reverse transcriptase-like protein, translating into MIKMVVDGRLRDGKGYYVVAIFKGENIIDKEEIGILYEKNRSNIVELNAILKALRIAKRSYKDEYVTIITDSKSSYELITGKAKGKKNTAIVNQCRKLYKQLPKVSLIWKSRKNVRYADKVARFIDG